The Legionellales bacterium genome window below encodes:
- a CDS encoding GtrA family protein: MKMNNLISTKKLPVQIIQFGIVGSLAALIHLSVVILLVSTFAIPPLFANLFAFIIAFNVSYFGHRWWTFNTAEHSLHQSLFKFFVVAALSFILNETLFYIFLYDFHLFYALALLLVLIIVPPLTFLLSKFWAFTHISEKSL; the protein is encoded by the coding sequence ATGAAAATGAATAATTTAATTTCCACTAAAAAATTACCTGTGCAAATTATCCAATTTGGTATTGTGGGCTCACTTGCAGCATTAATTCATTTATCTGTAGTTATTTTATTAGTTTCCACATTCGCGATACCTCCACTGTTTGCTAATCTATTTGCATTTATTATTGCTTTTAATGTCAGCTATTTTGGTCATCGCTGGTGGACATTTAATACGGCAGAGCATTCTCTTCATCAATCGCTGTTTAAGTTTTTTGTGGTAGCAGCGCTAAGTTTTATTTTAAATGAAACGTTATTTTATATTTTTCTTTATGACTTTCATTTATTCTACGCACTTGCATTATTGCTAGTTTTAATTATTGTCCCGCCACTGACTTTTTTGTTAAGTAAATTTTGGGCATTTACTCACATCTCCGAGAAATCACTGTGA
- a CDS encoding glycosyltransferase family 2 protein gives MNNSTRSQQLANKTVFISALVPAHNEQAVIGDFLPALIASLEDLTHHFEIIVIDDGSKDDTLALARTFPIKILSFSRNFGKEIAITAGLEHAKGDVIIIIDCDFQHPLQYLPTFLQHWADGNDMVYGIRDNREHESYLKRKFTQAFYALMQKITQTQLPANAGDFRLLNRNVVNAINQCREYHRFMKGLYAWVGFKTIGIPYTAEERKAGQSSWHFRKLLELAITGITSFSSIPLRAWGIIGLIISAISFTYALFILIKTLLFGVDVPGFATITVAVMFFGGIQLLSIGILGEYIGRIFDEVKHRPKYFIDQKIGFEKNDTDYENE, from the coding sequence ATGAATAACTCCACTCGATCCCAACAACTTGCTAATAAAACGGTTTTTATCAGTGCGCTGGTACCGGCTCATAACGAGCAAGCGGTAATTGGAGATTTTTTACCTGCACTAATTGCTTCCTTAGAGGACTTAACTCATCATTTTGAAATCATTGTAATTGATGATGGCTCTAAGGATGATACGCTGGCTTTGGCTCGCACGTTTCCGATTAAAATTTTGAGTTTTTCGCGAAATTTTGGCAAAGAAATCGCGATTACTGCTGGCTTAGAGCATGCCAAAGGCGATGTTATTATTATCATCGATTGCGATTTTCAACACCCCTTGCAATACCTTCCCACGTTTCTACAGCATTGGGCAGACGGCAATGATATGGTGTATGGTATACGCGATAATCGCGAACATGAGTCGTATTTAAAACGCAAATTTACACAGGCCTTTTATGCGTTAATGCAAAAAATTACCCAAACTCAACTCCCTGCCAACGCTGGAGATTTTCGTTTATTAAATCGTAATGTCGTTAATGCGATTAACCAGTGCCGTGAATATCATCGGTTTATGAAGGGATTATATGCCTGGGTGGGCTTTAAGACTATTGGTATTCCTTATACTGCGGAAGAACGTAAAGCGGGGCAAAGTTCGTGGCATTTTCGTAAATTATTAGAATTAGCCATCACCGGCATTACTTCTTTTTCCAGTATCCCTTTGCGTGCCTGGGGAATTATTGGATTGATTATTTCAGCCATTTCCTTTACCTATGCTCTATTTATTTTAATTAAAACCTTACTGTTTGGCGTTGATGTTCCAGGTTTTGCCACTATTACGGTTGCTGTGATGTTTTTTGGTGGTATTCAATTATTATCGATTGGCATTCTGGGGGAATATATTGGCCGCATTTTTGATGAAGTAAAACACCGCCCTAAATATTTTATTGACCAGAAAATTGGTTTCGAAAAAAATGATACTGATTATGAAAATGAATAA